A region of the Oleidesulfovibrio alaskensis DSM 16109 genome:
ATACGCCGGACAACGGCAACAGCCCCCAAGCGTAAAGTATCAAAGTTCAGATGCTCAAAAAAAGCACCACGACTTTCACGGTGACAACCGGGATCAACGCTCGTTTATCACATGGGCAACACTGTGGCTTTCAGAGTGCTACCGTGTTAGCAAGCCCGGTTCTGTACTGATGACATTCACAGATTGGCGGCAACTTCCTGCCATGACTGATGCCCTGCAAGCTGGCGGTTGGCTATGGCGCAATATTGTTGTGTGGGATAAGCCGACTGCCCGGCCGACCTTAGGCGGCTTCAGGAATCAGTGTGAATATGTGCTGGTAGGCGTTAAGGGCAAGTTTCAGCCGTGCCACCGCCAGTGCCTTCCCGGCGTGTTTAAGCATTCCATTGTTAGTCACCAGCGGAAACAGCACATGACAGAAAAACCCCTTCCTCTACTGGTAGACCTGCTGGCCATTAGCCCTGAAGGCGGAGTAGTGCTTGACCCATTCATGGGTTCCGGCTCGACAGGGGCAGCGGCCCTATCTACAGGCCGCAAGTTTATCGGCGTTGAGATGGATAAGGGGTATTATGGGGTTGCGTGCGAAAGGTTGGACAACCAGCATGGGCTGGCGCTGTGGAAATAAAACGTTGGCAAACGGGTGCCATTTTGGGTGCCACTGACGAAGTGAAAAGTAGATAAAAAGAGAAAAGCAGCATGTCGTTTTTAGCTAACATGCTGCTTTTCTTTGATATGGCGGTGAGGGAGAGATTTGAACTCTCGATACGGCTCTACACCGTATACTCGCTTAGCAGGCGAGCTCCTTCGGCCAACTCGGACACCTCACCGGAGCTTTCGATACTTCGTAGGCGCGTTCTGGAATAACCTGAATGCGCGAGGGCCTGTGTCTACCCAATGGCGGCTGGCATGTCAAGCGAACGGGTACTTTTTTTAGAAAAAATCCTGAAGCAGCCGGTCCATCGCGCAACGGGGCGCCGCACTGTCACGAACGATAGTCGGCATTGATGCTGACATATTCGTGAGAAAGGTCAGAAGCCAGCAGGGTATAGGTCCCTTTGCCCTGACCGAGGACGATGTCCACGCTTATGTCGGTACGTTCCAGCGGTTCTTTCAGCAGAGCGTCTGCGTCCACAGGGGTGGGGGCACCGTCTGCGAATATGGTCACGCCGCATATGCTTACGCTTACCTGTGCGGGGTCGAATGCCGCTCCGGAGCGGCCCAGCGCTGCCACGATGCGGCCCCAGTTGGCGTCTTTGCCGTAGAAGGCGGTTTTTACCAGCTGTGAATGTCCCACCGTGCGCGCCGCTTTTTCGGCATCTGTGTCATCTGCAGCGCCGGTAACGGCAATACGCAGTACTTTGGTGGCACCTTCGCCGTCCTGCACCAGCATATACGCCAGATCACCCATGAGCGCAGTGACAGCCTGCTGCAGCAGGGGCAGTTCTTCGGGCAGTACTTCCACGCCGGAAGCCCCGTTGGCCAGCCCGAACACCGTATCGTTGGTGGATGTGTCGCCGTCCACGGTAACACGGTTGAATGACTGTGCCACAGCATCGCGGAACATCTGCTGCCAGACATGGACAGGTACCTGCGCATCGCACAGCAGGACGGCAAGCATGGTGGCCATGTTGGGGCATATCATGCCCGCACCCTTGCATACGCCGGCCAGATGCACCTGCCCGCCCTGCAGAGAAAGACTGGCTGTGGCTGTTTTGGGAAAGCTGTCCGTGGTCATTATGGCGCGCGCAAAATCATCCAGCCCGCAGGAACCGAGTCCGGCCGCCAGTTGCGGCACAGCCTGCTGCCACAGGTCCATTTTCAGCTGCTGTCCGATCACTCCCGTGGAGGCGGGCAGGATTTCAGACGCTTCAATGCCGGTGGCGGCGGAAATCATTTCCAGCGTCCTGCGGCAGTTGGCAAGACCTTCTGCACCGGTGCATGCGTTTGCCTGCCCGGAGTTGATGACAATGGCGCGGGCCTGCCCGCCGGCAGCCGCTTCCATGGCCACAATCACCGGAGCTGCCTTGAAGAGGTTGGTTGTGAAAACCCCGGCCGCACATGCGGGGCGGTCGCTGACAATAAGGGCCAGGTCGAGCCTGTCGGGGGCTTTGAAACCCGCAGGAACCGCGGCAAATGAAAATCCTTTGATATCGGTCATTATTCCGGCCTTTGCTGATGTGCCGCAGGCACAGGTGGCTGCACCGCCGTCTGCCGTGGCACTGGAGATGATATAATAGACCGGTACATTGCCCCATAAGCCGGTGCTGCGCAAGCGGCCGCAGGCTGTGCAGTGCACCGCGCCGTAAAAAAGGGCGGGAGAATTTCCCCCGCCCTGTGTGGTCCGTTTGTCAGGCATGTACCGCGGCTGGCACCGCTGAGCGCCGGTTGTGTCTGTATACCGGCAGAATGTGTCGGCAGTGTGTCTGCCGCCGTGTTTGTCGGGCGATCAGGCCCCGCAGCATTTTTTATATTTTTTGCCGCTGCCGCACGGGCACGGATCATTACGGCCGACTTTCGGGGCGTTGCGCCGCGAAGGGGTTTTTGCGCCGTCCTCATCACCGCCGGAATATGACAGCTCGGCGGGTTGTTCTTTGTGGCGCAGTTCTGTGGCTTTTGCTTCCTGCAGACCCGCGGCTTCGGGCTGTTCTGCCGGATCGGCGGCTTCTTCCACCCGCTGCAGCCGCAGGCGGGTGAGCGCACGGAAAACGCTTTCCTTGATGCTCCAGAGCATGTTCTGGAAAAGTGAAAAGCCTTCGCGCTTATACTCCTGCTTGGGGTCGCGCTGACCGTACCCGCGCAGGCCGATGCCGTCGCGCAGGTGGTCCATGTTCAGCAGGTGTTCTTTCCAGTTGCGGTCCAGCTCTTCAAGCAGGAAATAGCGCAGGATGTCGCCGTATACCGGCCCTGCATCGCGTTTGAGTTTTTCCAGCATGCTTTCCACCGCTTTCTTCACATCTGCCGCGGAAGGCAATTCCGGAAGCTTTTCCTGCTGTTCCGAACCCTTGAGTGCGAATTCGGGGTACACGCGTGAAAGGAAAAAGGTTTCTTCAAGCCGGGCGGCGATGGCCGCATGGGTCTCTTCGTCGAGGGCTTTGCCTTTGGTCTGCTCCAGCGGTGCGTAGATGTCCTCGATGATATCGTCGAGAAACTCATGGACCGAAGGTTCAAGATCGTCTTCCATCATGGTATCGCGGCGCAGGCTGTATATGACCTCGCGCTGCTGGTTCATGACGTTGTCATAATCGAGCAGGGTCTTGCGTATTTCAAAGTTGTGTCCTTCGACACGTTTCTGGGCGTTTTCTATGGCGCGTGAAACCATTTTGTTTTCGATGGGTTCGCCTTCCTGCATGCCCAGTCTTTCCATAAGCCCGGCTATGCGGTCAGAGCCGAAAAGACGCAGCAGGTCATCTTCCAGCGAAAGGAAAAAGCGTGTTTCGCCGGGATCGCCCTGACGGCCGGAACGGCCGCGCAGCTGGTTGTCTATGCGCCGTGATTCGTGACGTTCCGTACCCAGAATGTACAGGCCGCCCAGCTGGGGCACACCTTCACCCAGCACTATGTCGGTACCGCGGCCCGCCATGTTGGTGGCAATGGTCACTTTGCCCGCCTGACCTGCTTCTGCCACGATTTCTGCTTCTTTTTCGTGTTGTTTGGCGTTCAGCACATTGTGCGGCACGCCTTTTTTCTTCAGCATGCCGGCGATAAGCTCGGATGTTTCAATGGATATGGTGCCCACCAGCACAGGTTGTCCCTTGTGGTGCAGTCTGGCTATTTCTTCCACGATGGCGTTGAATTTTTCAGGCCGCGTTCTGTATATGGAATCGGGCTGGTCTTTACGTATCATGGGTTTGTTGGTGGGAATATTGACCACTTCCAGATCATATATCTGCTGGAATTCCACAGCTTCGGTGTCTGCCGTGCCTGTCATGCCCGACAGTTTTTCATACATGCGGAAGTAGTTCTGGAAGGTGATGGATGCCAGCGTCTGGTTTTCGGCTTCCACCTTTACGCCTTCCTTGGCCTCCAGCGCCTGATGCAGTCCGTCTGAAAAGCGGCGTCCGGGCATCAGTCGACCGGTGAATTCGTCAACAATGACGACCTGATCGTCTTTTACGATGTAGTCCACATCGCGCGTGAATATGCTGTGTGCCTTGAGCGCCTGCAGAATGTGGTGCTGGAAGGAAATGTTCTGCGGGTCGTACAGGTTGTCCAGCCCGAGCAGTTTTTCGGCTTCCTGCACGCCTTCATCGGTCAGGGCCGCAGCGCGGGCCTTTTCGTCCACGGTGTAGTGTGTATCGCGTTTCAGGCGCGGAATGATGTCGTTGACGCGGCGGTACAGCCCCGTGGATTCATCGGACGGGCCGGAAATGATCAGCGGCGTACGGGCTTCGTCAATAAGAATGGAGTCAACTTCGTCGACAATGGCGAAATGATGGGGGCGCTGGACAAGCTGTTCTTTGTAGAACTTCATGTTGTCGCGCAGGTAATCGAAGCCGAACTCGTTGTTTGTGCCGTAGGTGATGTCCGAGGCATAAGCCGCCCGGCGTTCTTCATCGTTAAGCCCGTGAACTATGACTCCCACGCTGAGCCCGAGAAAATTGTAGATTTTACCCATCCACTCGGCGTCGCGGCGGGCCAGATAGTCGTTTACGGTGATCAGGTGCACACCTTTGCCGGTCAGCGCATTGAGAGCCGCGGGCAGCGTGGCCACAAGGGTTTTACCTTCACCGGTACGCATTTCGGCTATTTTGCCGGAATGCAGGGCTATGCCGCCGACCATCTGCACGTCGTAATGGCGCATTCCCAGCACGCGTTTGCCTGCTTCGCGCACCATGGCAAACACCTCGGGCAGAATGCTGTCAAGTGACGTGCCC
Encoded here:
- a CDS encoding DNA-methyltransferase: YAGQRQQPPSVKYQSSDAQKKHHDFHGDNRDQRSFITWATLWLSECYRVSKPGSVLMTFTDWRQLPAMTDALQAGGWLWRNIVVWDKPTARPTLGGFRNQCEYVLVGVKGKFQPCHRQCLPGVFKHSIVSHQRKQHMTEKPLPLLVDLLAISPEGGVVLDPFMGSGSTGAAALSTGRKFIGVEMDKGYYGVACERLDNQHGLALWK
- the argJ gene encoding bifunctional glutamate N-acetyltransferase/amino-acid acetyltransferase ArgJ, encoding MMTDIKGFSFAAVPAGFKAPDRLDLALIVSDRPACAAGVFTTNLFKAAPVIVAMEAAAGGQARAIVINSGQANACTGAEGLANCRRTLEMISAATGIEASEILPASTGVIGQQLKMDLWQQAVPQLAAGLGSCGLDDFARAIMTTDSFPKTATASLSLQGGQVHLAGVCKGAGMICPNMATMLAVLLCDAQVPVHVWQQMFRDAVAQSFNRVTVDGDTSTNDTVFGLANGASGVEVLPEELPLLQQAVTALMGDLAYMLVQDGEGATKVLRIAVTGAADDTDAEKAARTVGHSQLVKTAFYGKDANWGRIVAALGRSGAAFDPAQVSVSICGVTIFADGAPTPVDADALLKEPLERTDISVDIVLGQGKGTYTLLASDLSHEYVSINADYRS
- the secA gene encoding preprotein translocase subunit SecA, producing the protein MLGSIVKKVFGSKNDRYLKSLNHYLKEINALEENIATMPDEAISARMAELRAEVQQGTSLDSILPEVFAMVREAGKRVLGMRHYDVQMVGGIALHSGKIAEMRTGEGKTLVATLPAALNALTGKGVHLITVNDYLARRDAEWMGKIYNFLGLSVGVIVHGLNDEERRAAYASDITYGTNNEFGFDYLRDNMKFYKEQLVQRPHHFAIVDEVDSILIDEARTPLIISGPSDESTGLYRRVNDIIPRLKRDTHYTVDEKARAAALTDEGVQEAEKLLGLDNLYDPQNISFQHHILQALKAHSIFTRDVDYIVKDDQVVIVDEFTGRLMPGRRFSDGLHQALEAKEGVKVEAENQTLASITFQNYFRMYEKLSGMTGTADTEAVEFQQIYDLEVVNIPTNKPMIRKDQPDSIYRTRPEKFNAIVEEIARLHHKGQPVLVGTISIETSELIAGMLKKKGVPHNVLNAKQHEKEAEIVAEAGQAGKVTIATNMAGRGTDIVLGEGVPQLGGLYILGTERHESRRIDNQLRGRSGRQGDPGETRFFLSLEDDLLRLFGSDRIAGLMERLGMQEGEPIENKMVSRAIENAQKRVEGHNFEIRKTLLDYDNVMNQQREVIYSLRRDTMMEDDLEPSVHEFLDDIIEDIYAPLEQTKGKALDEETHAAIAARLEETFFLSRVYPEFALKGSEQQEKLPELPSAADVKKAVESMLEKLKRDAGPVYGDILRYFLLEELDRNWKEHLLNMDHLRDGIGLRGYGQRDPKQEYKREGFSLFQNMLWSIKESVFRALTRLRLQRVEEAADPAEQPEAAGLQEAKATELRHKEQPAELSYSGGDEDGAKTPSRRNAPKVGRNDPCPCGSGKKYKKCCGA